One region of Vibrio pelagius genomic DNA includes:
- a CDS encoding DUF2753 domain-containing protein, with the protein MINEWEKHTLLADTALQLDDPIRSILHYQQALTLSERITERTDIEADERLLISVISCHNLAQFWRWAGDTDYELKYLQLASEKVLTLIPQCPNTQCSSFIDSIGCCKKALIDFMKRHPNPQIASMVEKIDTATNCEIIAKFRLN; encoded by the coding sequence ATGATAAACGAATGGGAAAAACACACATTACTTGCCGATACTGCACTGCAACTCGACGATCCTATTCGAAGTATCCTTCACTATCAGCAAGCTTTGACTCTCAGTGAACGAATCACTGAGCGCACTGATATTGAAGCTGACGAGCGATTGCTGATTTCAGTGATCTCTTGCCACAATTTGGCGCAGTTCTGGCGTTGGGCTGGCGATACCGATTATGAATTGAAGTATCTTCAACTGGCTTCTGAAAAGGTATTGACCCTGATTCCCCAGTGCCCTAACACTCAGTGTTCAAGCTTCATTGATTCTATTGGCTGCTGCAAAAAAGCATTGATTGATTTCATGAAGCGCCACCCAAATCCACAGATAGCTTCAATGGTTGAGAAAATTGATACAGCGACCAATTGTGAAATTATTGCTAAGTTCCGCTTGAATTAA
- the sodB gene encoding superoxide dismutase [Fe]: MAFELPALPYAKDALEPHISAETLDFHHGKHHNTYVVKLNGLIPGTEFEGKTLEEIIKTSTGGVFNNAAQIWNHTFYWHCLAPKAGGEPTGAVADAINASFGSFEEFKAKFTDSAINNFGSSWTWLVKNADGSLEIVNTSNAATPLTEEGVTPLLTVDLWEHAYYIDFRNVRPDYMNAFWALVNWEFVAANLAK; the protein is encoded by the coding sequence ATGGCATTTGAACTACCAGCTCTACCTTACGCGAAAGACGCACTAGAACCACACATCTCTGCAGAGACTCTAGATTTCCACCACGGTAAGCACCACAACACTTACGTTGTTAAGCTAAACGGTCTTATCCCTGGTACTGAGTTCGAAGGTAAAACACTAGAAGAGATCATCAAGACTTCAACTGGTGGCGTATTCAACAACGCAGCTCAAATCTGGAACCACACTTTCTACTGGCACTGTCTAGCTCCTAAAGCTGGCGGAGAACCAACAGGTGCAGTTGCAGACGCAATCAACGCTTCATTTGGCTCTTTCGAAGAGTTCAAAGCAAAATTCACTGATTCAGCAATCAACAACTTCGGTTCTTCTTGGACTTGGCTTGTGAAGAACGCTGACGGTTCTCTAGAGATCGTTAACACGTCTAACGCTGCGACTCCTCTAACAGAAGAAGGTGTGACTCCACTTCTAACTGTTGACCTATGGGAACACGCATACTACATCGATTTCCGTAACGTACGTCCAGACTACATGAACGCTTTCTGGGCTCTAGTTAACTGGGAATTCGTTGCAGCGAACCTAGCTAAATAA
- the rnt gene encoding ribonuclease T codes for MTVENEALTLKKRFRGYFPVVIDVETAGFNAKTDALLEICAITLKMDENGDLHPASTLHFHIEPFEGANIEQEALDFNGIKDPFSPLRGAVSEQEALKEIYKLVRKEQKASNCSRAIMVAHNATFDLNFVNAASERCKLKRVPFHPFATFDTAALSGLAYGQTVLAKACRTAGMEFDNKEAHSALYDTQKTAELFCGIVNKWKALGGWPLVEPE; via the coding sequence ATGACTGTAGAAAACGAAGCTCTGACCCTCAAAAAACGTTTCCGTGGCTATTTTCCAGTAGTCATTGACGTGGAAACCGCAGGGTTCAACGCGAAAACCGATGCATTATTAGAAATCTGTGCCATTACCCTAAAAATGGATGAAAATGGAGATCTCCATCCAGCATCGACGCTTCATTTTCATATCGAGCCCTTTGAAGGTGCCAACATCGAGCAAGAAGCTCTAGATTTCAACGGTATCAAAGACCCGTTTAGCCCCTTGCGTGGCGCGGTCTCTGAGCAAGAAGCGCTCAAAGAGATCTACAAGCTTGTGAGAAAAGAACAAAAAGCTTCCAATTGCAGCCGTGCCATCATGGTGGCGCACAACGCAACATTCGACTTAAACTTTGTCAATGCAGCCAGTGAACGTTGTAAGCTTAAACGCGTCCCTTTCCATCCTTTTGCAACTTTTGATACTGCTGCCTTAAGTGGACTTGCCTACGGCCAAACCGTTCTGGCTAAAGCTTGCCGTACTGCAGGAATGGAATTCGACAACAAAGAAGCACACTCTGCTTTATACGATACTCAGAAAACGGCTGAACTGTTTTGCGGTATCGTCAACAAATGGAAAGCGCTTGGCGGCTGGCCACTTGTTGAACCAGAATAA
- a CDS encoding DsbA family protein produces MNVKLHYVHDPMCSWCWGYKPVLKLLKQQLPASIEFNYVVGGLAPDSDEPMSDEMKQKLQAIWKQIEAKLGTEFNHEFWSECEPVRSTYPACRAVIAAGFQDHYEEMLQAIQHAYYLRAMLPHSVETHLQLAEELGMNVQQFENDLSGKLLEGELDDQLGFKEAMGVYSYPTLMLEVDGIFTEVELDYHSSETTLKSIREILVNRTAT; encoded by the coding sequence ATGAATGTAAAACTTCACTATGTCCACGATCCAATGTGCAGTTGGTGTTGGGGATACAAGCCAGTATTAAAACTTCTTAAGCAGCAATTGCCTGCGAGCATCGAGTTTAATTATGTGGTGGGTGGCCTCGCCCCTGATTCTGATGAGCCGATGTCTGATGAGATGAAACAAAAGTTGCAAGCGATTTGGAAGCAGATTGAAGCGAAACTCGGAACTGAGTTTAACCATGAATTTTGGAGCGAGTGCGAACCCGTACGTAGTACTTACCCAGCTTGCCGTGCCGTCATTGCCGCAGGGTTCCAAGATCATTACGAAGAGATGCTACAAGCGATTCAACATGCTTATTACTTACGAGCAATGCTGCCACACAGCGTGGAAACACATCTCCAGTTAGCGGAAGAGTTAGGTATGAACGTTCAACAGTTCGAAAACGATCTATCGGGCAAGCTGTTAGAAGGTGAGTTAGACGACCAATTGGGCTTCAAAGAGGCGATGGGTGTTTACTCTTACCCAACCTTAATGCTTGAAGTGGATGGCATCTTCACTGAAGTTGAGCTCGACTATCACTCATCAGAAACGACACTTAAATCAATTCGAGAAATTCTAGTCAATCGCACTGCTACTTAA
- a CDS encoding LysR family transcriptional regulator, whose amino-acid sequence MINDLNYNFLRELSLLYRYRSMKAVANTLGVTESAVSKRLAHLRAHFDDPLFVRVAGVLEPTHFLDSIMPGVNQGLELLNQSLNQTKSFVTTEHNETIRIAIHSLTMERYGLEIYNAIRAKFPNPMISIETWSSQTENDILDNRVQVGINFFNEARRKSLYQARVVATKAIVVVSATSDVNSWEEAVKLPFIFFRVPGWNDEHHRFTDECAKKGIFFDYQAKTDDIAVACQLVNQNGMAVMSLESVMENSDFKRIEVPSKFAFEVPIVTCCRLVNRTNPLHDALIRIIKEVIV is encoded by the coding sequence ATGATCAACGACTTGAATTACAACTTTCTACGAGAACTTTCTTTACTTTACCGATACAGAAGTATGAAAGCCGTCGCGAATACACTGGGGGTAACCGAAAGTGCTGTAAGTAAGCGCTTAGCTCATTTAAGAGCTCATTTTGACGACCCATTATTTGTGAGAGTTGCGGGGGTACTAGAACCAACCCATTTTCTCGATAGTATTATGCCTGGGGTGAATCAAGGCTTAGAGTTACTTAATCAATCACTAAACCAGACGAAATCATTTGTTACTACTGAGCATAACGAAACTATCCGTATCGCCATTCACTCTTTAACTATGGAGCGGTATGGCTTAGAGATCTACAATGCGATAAGAGCAAAGTTTCCCAACCCCATGATCTCTATTGAAACTTGGTCATCTCAAACTGAAAATGACATTTTGGATAACCGTGTACAAGTAGGTATTAACTTTTTCAATGAAGCGCGTAGAAAGTCTCTTTATCAAGCTCGTGTCGTTGCAACAAAAGCCATTGTCGTTGTTTCCGCGACTAGCGATGTGAATTCATGGGAAGAAGCAGTCAAACTTCCGTTTATTTTTTTTCGTGTCCCTGGTTGGAATGACGAGCATCACCGATTTACCGATGAGTGTGCAAAAAAAGGGATTTTCTTTGATTATCAAGCAAAAACCGATGATATCGCGGTGGCGTGTCAGTTAGTGAATCAAAATGGCATGGCCGTGATGAGCCTAGAAAGCGTCATGGAAAATTCTGACTTTAAGCGTATTGAGGTTCCCAGTAAATTTGCATTTGAGGTTCCTATTGTTACTTGCTGTCGTTTAGTAAACCGAACTAACCCATTACACGATGCTTTGATTCGTATTATCAAGGAAGTTATCGTTTAG
- a CDS encoding response regulator transcription factor, translating to MLNTQPKRCLVIDSFPLIRETLTQQLLSLENVAEVKESSSIADSLSLLKKERFDLLTVDVELGQDSGFELMKRAKQTGYQGKILFISKFDYNLHSALAKKNGANGYVSKTEPTFIVRDAMLHVLRGYNLFKQSESDFNISPDDLSSRELTVFQYLVKGYSNKQIAEILFLSEKTISTYKSRVLAKFSASTVVELIKINEIISLNSTH from the coding sequence ATGTTAAACACTCAACCTAAACGTTGCTTAGTTATTGACAGTTTTCCACTCATAAGAGAGACACTAACCCAACAATTACTTAGCCTAGAAAATGTCGCTGAAGTGAAAGAATCTAGCTCCATTGCAGACTCTTTATCGCTACTTAAAAAGGAACGCTTCGACCTGTTAACAGTGGATGTGGAATTAGGTCAAGACAGTGGATTTGAGTTGATGAAAAGGGCAAAACAAACAGGCTACCAAGGTAAGATTCTGTTTATCTCAAAGTTTGATTACAACCTACATTCCGCTTTAGCGAAAAAGAATGGGGCTAATGGCTATGTGAGTAAAACAGAGCCAACCTTTATTGTTCGCGATGCAATGTTACATGTTTTACGTGGCTATAATTTATTCAAGCAAAGCGAATCAGATTTCAACATCAGCCCTGATGATCTTTCAAGTAGGGAACTGACCGTTTTTCAGTACCTCGTCAAAGGTTACAGCAATAAGCAGATAGCTGAAATACTCTTCTTAAGTGAAAAAACCATCAGCACATATAAGTCTCGCGTGCTCGCGAAGTTTTCAGCTTCAACGGTAGTTGAACTCATCAAAATTAATGAGATTATCTCACTGAATAGTACCCACTAA
- a CDS encoding methyl-accepting chemotaxis protein produces the protein MFNRIKKISHKFLLLIAINSLAAITIAIVSFNSMDDIQESFYSFNDLNHHAINASEIQETLLTARVNALTYRVSQEDTHIDKAILLINSTQLEMTNALGQMTDPKESAQSLAIIENLDQYKQLLMRANELSEIQGELADNLTMIDRETRQVINVLKKNSEHDLELFKATTRIESHYRETIQQSTEYLLSHDLEDYDSYKNSHSNLLDELDDFNKNFPDIEMPRLAALYGSMFEKMTEVKDIQRENNDVWNKGLNVTGAKIAEQLELISSHAFSLQKNHALQIQDEIDNAILWLVAIISVSMPVVFVLAHFISKSITRPVEFARNHTHRMASGELIQWYEIEGSDEISQMSASLRDMEAKFYNIVREITQCSELLASASEELSSINQQVLIGSQEQQLETEQVATAINEMSAAINEVASGASMASTEAESATQQADIGHDIMVNAMSKISSLVLQMGELSHEVSTLRVGTEEVSDVMEVIQTIAEQTNLLALNAAIEAARAGDQGRGFAVVADEVRQLAQQTQKAVEKIGEQISTLQKNTHQVVSSIDENQAMLADTVTQAELANDAFSTIKDQISQTNNLNTQIATATEEQSTTAEMINQSIIMVKDRVEQTVSMTNDNNQASSELAKMSVTLADNISFFKLK, from the coding sequence ATGTTCAACCGTATAAAAAAAATATCCCATAAGTTTTTACTTTTAATCGCTATTAACTCCCTTGCTGCCATTACTATCGCTATTGTTTCGTTCAATTCGATGGATGATATACAAGAGAGCTTCTATTCATTTAATGACCTCAACCATCACGCTATTAACGCATCTGAGATCCAAGAAACCCTTTTGACAGCACGAGTCAATGCTCTTACCTACAGAGTGTCACAAGAAGATACTCATATTGATAAGGCAATCTTACTCATCAATTCGACTCAATTAGAGATGACCAATGCACTTGGACAAATGACAGATCCTAAGGAGAGTGCGCAATCACTAGCTATCATTGAGAACCTTGACCAATACAAACAGTTACTGATGCGCGCCAATGAGCTCTCCGAAATACAAGGGGAATTAGCCGACAATTTAACGATGATTGATCGTGAAACTCGCCAAGTGATTAATGTATTGAAGAAAAATTCTGAACATGACTTAGAATTGTTCAAAGCAACCACTCGCATAGAAAGCCATTACAGAGAAACCATTCAACAATCGACCGAATATTTATTGAGCCACGATTTAGAAGATTACGACAGCTACAAGAATTCCCATTCAAACCTACTAGACGAACTTGACGATTTTAATAAAAACTTTCCAGACATCGAGATGCCTCGTTTAGCGGCATTGTATGGCAGCATGTTTGAGAAGATGACCGAAGTCAAAGATATTCAACGTGAAAACAATGATGTTTGGAATAAAGGGCTTAACGTTACTGGAGCGAAAATAGCTGAACAACTCGAGTTGATCAGCTCTCATGCTTTCTCTTTGCAAAAGAACCATGCTTTGCAAATTCAAGATGAAATTGACAACGCGATTTTATGGTTAGTTGCCATTATCAGTGTCTCAATGCCAGTGGTATTTGTATTAGCTCACTTCATCTCCAAGAGCATCACCCGCCCGGTTGAGTTTGCACGAAATCATACGCATAGAATGGCGTCTGGCGAACTTATCCAATGGTATGAAATTGAAGGTTCAGATGAAATATCGCAAATGAGTGCCTCTTTGCGCGACATGGAAGCTAAGTTTTACAACATCGTACGTGAAATAACTCAGTGTTCTGAATTATTAGCATCAGCTTCCGAAGAACTTTCATCAATCAATCAACAAGTTTTAATCGGCTCACAAGAGCAGCAATTAGAAACTGAGCAAGTTGCTACTGCAATTAATGAAATGTCTGCCGCAATCAATGAAGTCGCTAGTGGTGCAAGTATGGCTTCTACAGAAGCAGAATCAGCAACACAACAAGCTGATATTGGTCACGATATAATGGTCAATGCCATGAGTAAAATTTCTAGTCTTGTCCTTCAAATGGGTGAGCTTAGCCATGAAGTCAGTACACTTCGTGTCGGGACAGAAGAAGTCAGTGACGTAATGGAAGTCATTCAAACCATTGCCGAACAAACCAACTTGCTCGCGCTAAATGCGGCGATTGAAGCGGCAAGAGCTGGTGATCAAGGCAGAGGGTTTGCAGTCGTAGCTGATGAAGTCAGACAATTGGCTCAACAGACTCAAAAAGCGGTTGAGAAAATCGGAGAGCAAATCTCAACATTGCAGAAGAACACACATCAAGTCGTGAGTTCCATTGATGAGAATCAAGCAATGCTGGCTGATACTGTCACTCAAGCTGAATTAGCCAATGATGCATTCTCTACAATCAAAGACCAGATTAGCCAAACCAACAACCTAAATACACAGATTGCAACGGCAACCGAAGAACAGAGTACGACGGCAGAGATGATTAACCAAAGCATTATTATGGTTAAAGACCGCGTAGAACAAACTGTATCTATGACCAATGATAATAACCAAGCTTCCAGTGAACTGGCTAAAATGTCTGTCACTTTAGCGGACAATATCAGCTTCTTTAAACTCAAGTAG
- a CDS encoding Grx4 family monothiol glutaredoxin: METIDKIKQQIEENTILLYMKGSPKLPSCGFSSQASQALMACGEKFAYVDILQNPDIRAELPAYAQWPTFPQLWVEGELIGGCDIILEMFQKGELQPLIKEAAAKVAGDEE; this comes from the coding sequence ATGGAAACTATCGATAAAATCAAGCAGCAAATTGAAGAAAATACCATTCTACTTTACATGAAAGGTTCTCCTAAACTACCAAGCTGTGGTTTTTCTTCTCAAGCATCTCAAGCGCTAATGGCATGTGGTGAAAAGTTTGCTTACGTAGACATCCTACAAAACCCTGATATTCGTGCTGAGCTACCAGCTTACGCACAGTGGCCAACATTCCCACAACTTTGGGTTGAAGGTGAGTTGATCGGTGGTTGTGATATCATCCTTGAGATGTTCCAAAAAGGCGAACTTCAGCCGCTTATCAAAGAAGCAGCGGCGAAAGTTGCGGGCGACGAAGAGTAA
- a CDS encoding VC2046/SO_2500 family protein — translation MQVNTLDSNVIINELKFGTGINQAVEQGRRADFALLMSMFSDDVRDNTPLDILPVEETTESKLRQQFGVAEPQPLRSNQSSYEISAKQSQGFHQAGLSSAKLNHYLTPEALTFMPERTHDFPEEVYHNLSTHERRKLAKQPPAELPNATLYNELTTAQRQFHIQAQA, via the coding sequence ATGCAAGTAAACACACTCGACAGCAACGTCATTATTAACGAACTCAAGTTCGGGACTGGAATCAACCAAGCGGTTGAGCAAGGTCGCCGTGCCGATTTCGCGTTGCTGATGTCTATGTTTTCCGATGACGTTCGAGACAACACACCTTTGGATATCCTGCCCGTCGAAGAGACAACCGAGAGTAAACTGCGCCAACAGTTTGGTGTCGCGGAGCCGCAGCCTTTACGTTCAAACCAATCTTCATACGAAATCTCGGCAAAACAGTCACAAGGTTTTCACCAAGCGGGGCTTTCAAGCGCAAAGTTGAATCACTATCTAACCCCTGAAGCCTTGACTTTCATGCCTGAAAGGACGCATGATTTTCCGGAAGAGGTTTACCATAACCTTTCTACGCATGAACGCCGTAAGCTCGCTAAACAACCACCAGCAGAGTTGCCAAATGCAACTTTATACAACGAGCTCACCACAGCTCAGCGTCAATTCCATATTCAGGCGCAAGCTTAA
- a CDS encoding SDR family oxidoreductase yields MEIKSSIILVTSAGSQLGGTIANHLVNLGATVILCDIDSASLDETYQVCSRYSTSVYSYPIERYDSQTIVKVFDFIQLTFGTTPDVLVNNWVSTPMPTLTGTQPVSCFIDNLSAMASTLFSFGQASVDRLRQANKQGVIVNVISHDDFKDMSGLESANSMITGFTHSWAKELTPFNIRVGGVIPAIHNADGKLNKCHWAQLQDELTRTAEYIISNDYFSGRVVAAEV; encoded by the coding sequence ATGGAAATTAAAAGCTCTATCATATTGGTGACATCTGCTGGGTCACAACTTGGAGGCACCATCGCAAACCATCTTGTGAATTTGGGTGCGACTGTGATTCTTTGCGATATTGACAGCGCTAGCCTAGATGAAACCTACCAAGTTTGTTCTCGCTATTCGACATCTGTTTACAGCTATCCGATAGAACGCTACGACAGCCAAACCATCGTTAAAGTTTTTGACTTCATTCAGCTTACATTTGGTACGACTCCAGATGTATTAGTCAACAACTGGGTCAGCACCCCAATGCCAACGCTCACCGGAACACAACCCGTTAGCTGCTTTATCGATAACTTGTCAGCTATGGCCTCTACCCTTTTTTCATTTGGGCAAGCGAGTGTCGATAGACTGCGCCAAGCGAACAAACAAGGAGTGATTGTGAATGTAATATCTCACGATGACTTTAAAGACATGTCAGGCTTAGAGAGCGCCAACTCAATGATCACAGGCTTCACCCATAGTTGGGCCAAAGAACTGACTCCTTTCAACATTCGTGTTGGTGGTGTGATTCCTGCCATCCATAATGCCGACGGCAAACTCAACAAGTGTCACTGGGCTCAACTTCAAGATGAACTGACCCGAACAGCGGAATACATCATATCCAACGATTACTTTAGCGGTCGAGTAGTCGCGGCTGAGGTCTAA
- the motY gene encoding flagellar protein MotY: MNKRLITGSILFSLLMSSTALAQQKRYGASPQQSTWEMVANTPLECRLVHPIPNFGDAEFSSRASKKIILDFELKMRRPMGATRNVSLISMPPPWRPGESADRMTTIKFFQQFDGYVGGQTAWGILSELEKGRYPTFSYQEWQSRDQRIEVALSSVLFQQKYNVFSDCIANLLPYSFEDISFTILHYDRNSDQLSKASQKRLSQIAEYIRHNQDIDLVLVATYTDSADSKRVSQNLSDRRAESLREYFKSLGLSEERIQVQGYGKRRPIADNASPIGKDKNRRVVISLGRTQV, encoded by the coding sequence ATGAATAAACGACTAATTACAGGTTCAATTCTGTTTTCGTTACTGATGTCGTCGACGGCGCTTGCGCAACAGAAGCGATATGGGGCATCTCCTCAACAGTCGACTTGGGAAATGGTGGCAAATACCCCATTGGAATGTCGATTGGTTCACCCGATTCCAAACTTTGGTGATGCGGAGTTTTCATCCAGAGCTAGCAAAAAGATCATATTGGATTTCGAACTTAAAATGCGTCGCCCGATGGGAGCAACACGTAATGTTAGTTTGATCTCTATGCCGCCTCCATGGCGTCCTGGTGAAAGTGCAGACCGAATGACAACCATCAAATTTTTCCAACAGTTTGACGGGTATGTTGGTGGTCAAACTGCTTGGGGTATTCTGAGCGAGTTAGAGAAGGGGCGCTATCCAACGTTTAGTTACCAAGAGTGGCAAAGCCGAGATCAACGAATTGAAGTGGCACTCTCTTCGGTATTGTTCCAACAGAAATACAATGTGTTTAGCGACTGCATAGCGAATTTATTACCTTACAGCTTTGAAGATATCTCATTTACGATTCTGCACTATGACCGAAATAGCGATCAACTGAGCAAAGCATCGCAAAAGCGCTTGAGTCAGATTGCCGAATACATTCGCCATAACCAAGATATCGATCTTGTATTGGTGGCAACATACACAGATTCAGCCGACAGCAAACGTGTCAGCCAAAACCTGTCTGATCGCCGAGCAGAGTCGCTGCGTGAGTACTTTAAATCGCTTGGCCTTTCAGAAGAGCGAATCCAAGTACAAGGCTATGGTAAGCGCCGTCCGATAGCTGATAATGCGTCTCCAATCGGCAAAGACAAAAACCGACGTGTGGTGATTTCGCTCGGACGAACTCAGGTCTAG
- a CDS encoding Na+/H+ antiporter family protein encodes MNPVVISVCIMLVLALMRVNVVVALTFSAIIGGVVSGMTLNDAVAAFESGLGGGATIALSYAMLGTFAVAISRSGITDLLAQSVIKRIHGKENSTASTGLKYGILASLILVTMSSQNVIPVHIAFIPILIPPLLGVFAKMNLDRRLIACVLTFGLITPYMVLPIGFGGIFLNNILLKNLHDNGLENVVASQVPVAMLLPAAGMIFGLLTAVFFTYRKPRQYKETELTTVSTETKQINKKHIIVAAVGIVAALTVQLSTGSMIIGALAGFMVFTFGGVIAWKETQDVFTKGVHMMAMIGFIMIAAAGFAAVMKQTGGVESLVEALSTSIGDNKPLAALLMLVVGLLVTMGIGSSFSTIPILATIYVPLAAAFGFSPMATIALVGTAAALGDAGSPASDSTLGPTSGLNADGQHEHVWETVVPTFIHYNIPLIVFGWIAAMVL; translated from the coding sequence ATGAACCCTGTTGTTATATCAGTTTGCATCATGCTAGTACTAGCCTTGATGCGTGTTAACGTTGTCGTTGCTCTCACGTTCAGTGCGATCATCGGTGGCGTTGTGTCGGGCATGACTCTTAACGATGCCGTTGCTGCTTTTGAAAGTGGCTTAGGTGGCGGTGCGACTATCGCTCTAAGCTATGCCATGTTAGGTACCTTTGCCGTTGCTATCTCACGTTCAGGTATTACTGACCTGCTTGCTCAAAGCGTTATCAAGCGCATTCACGGCAAAGAGAACAGCACAGCTTCGACTGGTTTGAAATACGGCATTCTTGCATCTCTTATTCTTGTAACGATGTCTTCTCAAAACGTTATCCCTGTGCATATCGCCTTCATCCCAATTTTGATTCCACCTCTACTAGGCGTGTTTGCAAAAATGAACCTTGATCGTCGTTTGATCGCGTGTGTGCTGACTTTCGGTCTGATCACACCATATATGGTTCTTCCAATCGGTTTCGGTGGTATCTTCCTAAACAACATCCTGCTCAAGAATCTTCATGACAACGGTCTTGAAAATGTTGTGGCTAGCCAAGTTCCGGTGGCGATGCTACTGCCAGCAGCAGGTATGATCTTTGGTCTACTGACTGCCGTATTTTTTACTTACCGCAAACCTCGTCAATACAAAGAAACTGAGCTTACAACGGTTTCTACAGAAACGAAGCAGATCAACAAGAAGCACATCATTGTTGCAGCGGTTGGTATTGTTGCGGCACTGACTGTACAGCTTTCTACCGGCTCTATGATCATTGGTGCTTTGGCTGGTTTCATGGTGTTCACGTTTGGTGGCGTGATTGCATGGAAAGAGACACAAGATGTGTTCACGAAAGGCGTTCATATGATGGCGATGATCGGCTTCATCATGATCGCTGCAGCAGGTTTTGCGGCGGTAATGAAACAAACTGGTGGCGTTGAGTCTCTGGTTGAAGCGCTATCAACATCAATCGGCGACAACAAACCGCTTGCTGCACTGCTAATGCTGGTTGTAGGCCTACTGGTCACTATGGGTATTGGTTCTTCGTTCTCGACAATTCCAATTCTTGCAACGATTTACGTTCCACTGGCGGCAGCGTTTGGTTTCTCTCCAATGGCGACTATCGCACTAGTGGGTACTGCTGCTGCATTGGGTGACGCAGGTTCACCAGCATCTGACTCTACGTTAGGTCCAACATCTGGTCTTAACGCAGACGGTCAACACGAGCACGTTTGGGAGACGGTGGTACCTACTTTCATTCACTACAATATCCCACTGATCGTATTCGGTTGGATTGCAGCAATGGTTCTATAA